The Nitrospinaceae bacterium genome includes a window with the following:
- the folP gene encoding dihydropteroate synthase, with the protein MKKILSFVPGEKVVPKEADCRGRRLDFTRTRVMGVINVTPDSFSDGGRFHELSAALEMYTRMSEAGADIIDIGGESTRPGSGEVDDTEELLRVMPILEQIDMTQGPLVSIDTRKPIVARAALEAGVHIVNDVSGFGNLEMIRVVAEVGAAAIVMHMKGEPRMMQEAPVYENVVREVAEFLEERASAAERGGVGSVWVDPGIGFGKSWDHNLEILRSFTLFNEMVRPLVIGVSRKTFIGQATGVQEAEARMMGSKLTEGFAVLGGADVIRTHDVPEATEVIRMAEVLARGTIKPE; encoded by the coding sequence TTGAAGAAAATTCTTTCTTTTGTTCCGGGTGAGAAGGTCGTTCCAAAGGAGGCTGACTGCCGGGGTCGGCGGCTTGATTTCACCCGAACACGGGTGATGGGCGTCATTAATGTCACTCCGGATAGTTTCTCTGACGGTGGCCGGTTTCACGAACTCTCGGCGGCGCTTGAAATGTACACCCGAATGAGTGAAGCGGGGGCCGACATTATCGATATTGGCGGGGAGAGTACTCGACCTGGCTCGGGCGAGGTGGACGATACCGAGGAGCTCCTTCGAGTGATGCCCATCCTTGAGCAAATCGATATGACCCAAGGTCCGCTCGTATCTATCGATACGAGGAAGCCTATCGTAGCCCGTGCTGCCCTTGAGGCAGGCGTGCATATCGTGAACGACGTAAGTGGTTTTGGGAATCTGGAAATGATACGGGTGGTAGCAGAGGTGGGCGCGGCGGCGATCGTGATGCATATGAAGGGCGAGCCGCGCATGATGCAGGAGGCTCCGGTATATGAAAATGTTGTTCGTGAGGTGGCCGAATTCTTGGAGGAGCGGGCCTCTGCGGCAGAGCGGGGCGGGGTGGGGAGCGTTTGGGTGGACCCCGGCATCGGGTTCGGCAAGAGTTGGGATCATAATTTGGAAATTTTAAGGTCCTTCACATTGTTTAACGAAATGGTGCGCCCGCTGGTTATCGGTGTGTCGAGAAAAACCTTCATCGGACAGGCAACAGGGGTCCAGGAGGCCGAGGCGCGCATGATGGGCTCTAAATTGACTGAAGGTTTTGCTGTGCTGGGCGGCGCGGATGTCATCCGAACTCACGATGTTCCCGAGGCGACAGAGGTCATCCGGATGGCCGAGGTCTTAGCGCGCGGTACGATTAAGCCTGAATAG
- a CDS encoding sulfite exporter TauE/SafE family protein — MIEYIFEFWWMLPIAFCICLIATSSSVEGAVFFTPIFILVFPLVAGVMIVPIEAIFLALSIELFGFGSAMIGYLRRNLIDLDIVKKVLPVSVPVGMGFGFLAHSVPSHIILGALGGLMTVLSGLMLYSFLAGGIHGEESEEGQGSPTRVDSLGRRYWYHYEHGRIGYAWSVMGGILVGLTGIGIGELTTTTLIIRNRLPVRVAVGTGIMIVFFTAFMATLVHAYVFSSGELKVHWNILFMTIPAVACGGQVSPFINSRVDGEKMKAFLSLVFIVVGSLLFWRGLGS, encoded by the coding sequence GTGATTGAATACATATTCGAGTTTTGGTGGATGCTCCCGATTGCGTTTTGCATTTGTCTGATAGCGACTAGTTCAAGTGTTGAAGGCGCTGTATTTTTTACACCGATATTTATTCTGGTGTTTCCCCTCGTCGCAGGGGTGATGATCGTGCCTATCGAGGCGATATTTCTTGCTCTCTCGATTGAGCTGTTTGGTTTTGGTAGCGCCATGATTGGCTATCTTCGGCGCAATCTCATTGACCTCGACATCGTGAAAAAGGTGCTCCCTGTTTCGGTGCCGGTGGGGATGGGCTTCGGTTTTCTAGCCCACTCGGTGCCCTCGCACATCATTCTTGGGGCGCTGGGGGGGTTGATGACCGTCCTCTCAGGGCTGATGCTCTACTCGTTTCTCGCGGGAGGAATACATGGCGAGGAGAGCGAGGAAGGTCAAGGTTCTCCGACCCGAGTGGACTCTCTCGGTCGTCGCTACTGGTACCACTACGAGCACGGGCGCATTGGCTACGCTTGGTCGGTCATGGGTGGTATTTTGGTCGGCCTGACTGGCATTGGCATCGGCGAGTTGACGACCACTACGCTGATTATTCGGAACCGTCTTCCCGTCCGGGTGGCAGTAGGTACTGGTATCATGATCGTCTTCTTTACAGCCTTCATGGCCACTTTGGTACACGCTTATGTGTTTTCTTCAGGCGAGCTCAAGGTGCATTGGAACATCTTGTTTATGACGATTCCCGCTGTTGCCTGTGGTGGGCAGGTCTCTCCTTTCATCAATAGCCGGGTGGACGGCGAGAAAATGAAAGCATTTTTGTCGTTGGTTTTTATTGTCGTTGGCAGCCTGCTTTTCTGGCGTGGGCTAGGAAGCTGA
- a CDS encoding PAS domain-containing protein, protein MLHNIRTYREIEINDETQKVAQIGVWERNIQTADIFWSNELYRFFGFVPEEIRPVNEVVWQRIHPDDLDLVRKAYWVAVNSGLSYENEFRVILPGGGERVINSKCQVMSDETGKPIRSISSSRNISNLR, encoded by the coding sequence ATGTTACATAATATAAGGACTTATCGTGAAATTGAAATTAATGATGAGACACAAAAAGTCGCCCAAATAGGCGTATGGGAAAGAAATATTCAAACTGCTGATATATTTTGGTCTAATGAGTTGTATCGATTTTTTGGTTTCGTACCCGAAGAAATTCGTCCGGTAAATGAAGTGGTTTGGCAGAGAATTCATCCGGATGATCTGGATTTGGTAAGAAAAGCCTATTGGGTGGCTGTTAATTCCGGCTTGTCTTACGAAAATGAGTTTCGTGTGATCCTCCCAGGGGGTGGTGAACGAGTAATAAATTCAAAATGCCAAGTTATGTCCGATGAAACAGGAAAACCAATTAGATCAATTAGTTCTTCACGAAATATTTCCAATCTTCGGTAG
- a CDS encoding tetratricopeptide repeat protein, which translates to MDIERFPPESRVLVAASGAASKAHLRRAFREFQLEDVTYLEDSTEILRTGRHKKFSLILISTSLYATNAYDLFFLIRQEGKNKETPIVLLYTQGEEALAKRVSMMGANGIIERPISTEILQEVLEESLGMRIVTIADKIEEKLGADLELIDDYCDDEVAGELPISCASESSKERGFEMLEDDQCEGAEKVFLDLMKEHGDSVELYFDLAEVCFARGESDAAEEMLLKAEQIDPESRKSFMHRERSFVYRGNKKLRREKHSSAKNEFNGAIAANGKSVSGYFGLSESYRGLGDETRAEQHHKTAMSIDQRPQDFHVYNRIGISARQEKDYKKAIDAYDRSLAFDPDDPVLIYNKAVALVGMRLYKSAIANLDKALDIDPGFTEARNVRSAIIEVMVPSRKGREPINTDRPKEKPRMRKTG; encoded by the coding sequence ATGGATATTGAGAGATTCCCTCCAGAAAGTCGGGTGCTTGTTGCCGCAAGCGGTGCCGCGAGCAAGGCGCATCTGCGCCGTGCTTTCAGAGAGTTCCAGCTAGAGGACGTGACATACCTTGAGGATTCAACAGAAATTCTCCGCACGGGTCGTCACAAGAAATTTTCGCTCATTCTCATTTCAACCTCGCTTTACGCAACTAATGCCTACGATCTGTTTTTTTTGATCCGTCAGGAGGGCAAAAATAAGGAGACGCCCATTGTCCTTCTCTACACACAGGGCGAAGAGGCGCTCGCCAAGCGTGTTTCCATGATGGGTGCGAACGGCATCATCGAGCGGCCGATATCGACTGAAATTCTCCAGGAAGTTCTTGAGGAGAGCCTAGGTATGAGGATCGTCACCATCGCAGACAAGATTGAGGAGAAACTTGGTGCTGACCTTGAACTCATTGATGATTACTGTGACGACGAGGTGGCTGGAGAACTTCCCATCTCCTGTGCCTCCGAGAGTTCAAAAGAGCGTGGATTTGAAATGCTCGAGGACGACCAGTGTGAGGGCGCAGAAAAAGTATTTCTCGATCTCATGAAAGAGCACGGCGATTCCGTCGAGCTTTACTTCGACCTAGCCGAGGTTTGCTTTGCCCGAGGTGAGAGTGATGCCGCTGAGGAAATGCTACTCAAGGCCGAGCAGATCGACCCGGAGTCGAGAAAGAGTTTCATGCACCGCGAGCGATCCTTCGTTTATCGTGGAAACAAAAAACTACGACGAGAGAAACACAGCAGCGCAAAAAATGAGTTCAATGGCGCCATCGCTGCGAATGGGAAAAGCGTATCTGGTTATTTTGGCTTGAGCGAGAGTTACCGAGGCCTCGGGGATGAGACGCGGGCTGAGCAGCACCATAAAACCGCCATGTCCATCGATCAGCGGCCCCAAGATTTTCATGTATATAACCGCATCGGTATTTCGGCGCGCCAGGAGAAAGACTATAAAAAAGCCATTGACGCCTATGACCGCTCACTAGCATTCGATCCTGACGATCCGGTTTTAATTTACAACAAAGCTGTAGCGCTAGTAGGAATGAGGCTCTACAAATCTGCCATTGCCAACCTCGACAAGGCTCTCGATATCGATCCGGGCTTCACCGAAGCTCGAAATGTGCGCAGCGCTATAATTGAAGTAATGGTGCCGAGTAGGAAGGGTCGCGAGCCCATAAACACTGATAGGCCAAAAGAAAAACCCCGTATGCGCAAAACCGGATAG
- the panB gene encoding 3-methyl-2-oxobutanoate hydroxymethyltransferase: MSTVSTRRKITTKTIRARKGKTKITSLTAYDYPTAKLVDAARVDVILVGDSLGMVVLGYPDTTHVTVDDMVHHTKAVSRARPNGLLVADMPFLSFGVTRSETILNAGRLIREGGAEAVKLEGGVRVKDDIRALVECQIPVMGHVGLTPQSVHHFGGFRVQGKKDDDADQVVRDAVAVQEGGGFSVVLEGIPAPLGARITREIDIPTIGIGAGVECDGQVLVTHDMLNLFQDFTPKFVKVYADLGGDSLEAMERFCQEVRDGIFPAEEHSF, translated from the coding sequence ATGAGCACTGTTTCCACGCGTAGGAAAATCACTACAAAGACAATTCGGGCCCGGAAGGGCAAGACGAAAATCACTTCGCTGACAGCTTACGACTATCCGACGGCCAAGCTGGTGGATGCTGCCAGAGTGGACGTTATCCTAGTTGGCGACAGTCTGGGGATGGTGGTGCTTGGCTACCCGGACACGACGCACGTCACGGTAGATGACATGGTTCATCACACTAAAGCGGTGAGCCGGGCACGGCCAAACGGTCTGCTGGTGGCGGATATGCCGTTTCTTTCCTTTGGCGTCACCCGTAGCGAAACAATTTTGAATGCGGGTCGGCTTATTCGCGAAGGCGGGGCCGAGGCGGTCAAACTTGAGGGCGGGGTGCGTGTGAAGGACGATATCCGGGCGCTGGTTGAGTGTCAGATTCCGGTGATGGGGCATGTGGGGCTTACCCCGCAGAGTGTGCACCATTTTGGTGGTTTTCGGGTGCAAGGGAAAAAAGATGATGATGCGGATCAAGTGGTTCGAGATGCCGTGGCTGTTCAGGAAGGGGGGGGGTTTAGCGTTGTATTGGAGGGAATTCCCGCCCCGCTGGGCGCGCGGATTACGCGTGAAATTGATATTCCCACTATCGGCATTGGCGCTGGGGTCGAATGTGACGGCCAGGTGCTTGTGACACATGATATGCTAAATCTTTTTCAGGATTTCACCCCAAAATTTGTCAAGGTTTACGCCGACCTGGGTGGAGATTCGCTTGAGGCGATGGAGCGTTTCTGTCAAGAGGTTCGGGACGGCATCTTCCCCGCCGAGGAACATTCTTTTTAA
- the mraZ gene encoding division/cell wall cluster transcriptional repressor MraZ, with translation MFISSHAVSIDAKGRVGIPARFREYLNATFGDRLILLDMDGCIFAYPQEEWQRRFSDRFRELPTHREAVRRYVRQMYGKAAPVEVDKQGRILLPARLREAAGIEKEAIIVGLENKFEIWGRERWEQMMQEELPELETPGEGSGEGQIELEF, from the coding sequence ATGTTTATTAGCTCCCATGCAGTTTCAATAGACGCGAAAGGGCGCGTCGGCATCCCCGCCCGGTTCAGGGAATATTTGAATGCAACCTTCGGGGATCGCCTCATTTTGCTTGATATGGACGGGTGCATCTTCGCGTATCCCCAAGAGGAGTGGCAGCGAAGGTTCAGCGACCGCTTTCGCGAGCTTCCCACCCACCGGGAGGCGGTAAGGCGCTACGTGAGGCAGATGTACGGCAAGGCAGCGCCCGTAGAAGTAGACAAGCAGGGGAGAATCTTGTTGCCCGCTCGCCTTAGGGAGGCGGCAGGCATCGAGAAAGAGGCCATCATCGTCGGACTCGAAAACAAATTCGAGATCTGGGGCCGGGAGCGCTGGGAGCAAATGATGCAAGAAGAGCTCCCGGAACTCGAAACACCCGGCGAGGGTTCCGGCGAGGGCCAGATAGAGCTGGAGTTTTAG
- the rsmH gene encoding 16S rRNA (cytosine(1402)-N(4))-methyltransferase RsmH: protein MNMNTSHVPVMVREVLDFLSPAPGAVSLDTTLGGGGHSFAVLEAIQPSGVLIGCDRDGDAVVAARRRLASFGPSARIHHSHHSEIKRVVASEGFEAVDCVLFDLGLSSIQLDTPGRGFRMDSPDALDMRMDQGGGPTAADLVNELPEKELADLIYQYGEERKSRAIARAIGRARARKPLERCEELAAVVVSAVARSGGGGRARWRIHPATRTFQALRIALNREMETLEGALRDAVDLLRPGGRIAVISFHSLEDRIVKNVFRELSSGRDAAGDDAPATLKLLNRRVVRPSDAEVAANPRSRSAKLRAAEKREAE, encoded by the coding sequence ATGAATATGAACACGTCTCACGTTCCGGTCATGGTTCGGGAAGTCCTGGACTTCCTGTCGCCAGCTCCGGGAGCTGTGTCCTTGGATACTACCTTGGGCGGAGGAGGGCACAGTTTTGCGGTTCTGGAGGCGATTCAACCATCGGGTGTGTTGATCGGCTGTGACCGGGACGGAGACGCGGTAGTTGCAGCGCGCAGGCGCTTGGCCTCCTTTGGGCCCAGTGCTCGGATCCACCATTCCCACCATTCCGAAATCAAGCGCGTCGTTGCTAGCGAGGGTTTTGAGGCGGTCGATTGCGTGCTCTTCGACCTCGGTCTCTCCTCGATACAACTCGACACCCCGGGCCGCGGCTTCCGGATGGACTCGCCCGATGCCCTCGATATGCGGATGGATCAGGGCGGCGGCCCAACGGCGGCCGATCTGGTGAACGAGCTTCCTGAAAAAGAACTTGCGGACCTTATTTATCAATACGGCGAGGAGCGAAAATCTCGTGCTATCGCGCGGGCGATCGGGCGGGCCCGCGCGCGCAAGCCACTGGAGCGTTGCGAAGAACTTGCTGCAGTGGTTGTCTCTGCCGTCGCTCGTAGCGGCGGCGGAGGACGCGCGAGATGGCGCATTCATCCGGCCACGCGAACCTTTCAGGCGCTTCGCATCGCTCTGAATCGAGAGATGGAAACTCTTGAAGGAGCCCTGCGGGATGCCGTGGACTTATTGCGGCCCGGGGGGCGCATCGCTGTCATCAGTTTTCATTCGCTTGAGGATCGAATCGTCAAGAACGTATTCCGCGAGTTGTCCTCTGGCCGCGATGCTGCGGGCGATGACGCTCCGGCGACGCTTAAATTGTTAAATCGCAGAGTCGTAAGGCCCAGTGATGCTGAGGTCGCGGCGAATCCCCGTTCCCGTAGCGCAAAACTCCGGGCGGCGGAGAAAAGGGAAGCCGAATAA
- a CDS encoding septum formation initiator family protein gives MWRLRRSGRGPKGSKKAWAGWEFQIPVSRVAMIVGSLAVSALALAWPHLEMVEIGYEVARLKNERDVMAQERRVLRVEIAALRQLDRVETIARNKLGMVFPRPNQIVYVMVPARHP, from the coding sequence ATGTGGCGCCTCCGCAGGAGCGGGCGCGGCCCGAAAGGCAGTAAGAAGGCCTGGGCCGGATGGGAATTTCAGATACCCGTCTCAAGGGTTGCCATGATTGTTGGCTCCCTGGCGGTGAGTGCTCTCGCCCTGGCGTGGCCGCATCTTGAGATGGTGGAAATTGGATACGAAGTTGCTCGCTTAAAAAATGAGCGTGATGTTATGGCCCAGGAGCGTAGGGTCCTCCGGGTTGAAATTGCAGCACTTCGCCAGCTGGATCGGGTCGAGACAATAGCCCGAAATAAGCTGGGGATGGTTTTCCCGAGGCCGAATCAGATTGTTTATGTAATGGTTCCGGCTCGGCACCCATAA
- a CDS encoding penicillin-binding protein 2, whose product MKNNFFIRLIVCGALVGLGFGALAVKLFIVQIRDRDRLVAYADRQLRRTLSVRAKRGDILDGRGRPLAVSMDAPSLYANPRAVKNPDALSRKLAEILGVSRRNLKRKLKSRGRYVWLRRKLSPEQKRLVTDLGVSGLGFVTESRRFYPKREMASSLLGFVGVDDNGLSGIESAFEKEMEGHLGRIRIQRDARGRSVHPEATVVTRAEPGADVRLTVDEVIQYIVEKELQIQLKRTGARRAIGVMVEPRTGRVLSMATVPGFNPNVYGRYAPALWRQAAVQDIYEPGSTFKIVTAAAYIESGGDLGKRYFAENGKYPIGVGRFTLHDHKKYGWLTAEEAVLKSSNIAIYKMAKDVGAVRIHAMAQRFGFGKKTGIDFPGEAGGIFRPLKRWSGTSLASISIGQEVGVTPLQMVMAVAAIANGGVLQVPRIVEALERRGRILPRTEPSVPRRVISERSANRLAAVLRKVVSSGTGASAEVPGYGAAGKTGTAQMAMPGVKGYSKDQFITSFAGFVPYENPRIALIVMFDGGQLGGASWGGTIAAPVWKRIAWQTMRYLRVPPKGAQVVALRDDVFIPERIPGMEKVSFGEKVFRVVKKVRGVLHDRLPSPESVR is encoded by the coding sequence ATGAAGAATAATTTCTTCATCCGTCTGATCGTGTGTGGCGCTCTCGTTGGCCTCGGCTTCGGTGCGCTCGCCGTGAAGCTGTTTATTGTGCAGATACGTGATCGCGATCGACTGGTCGCCTACGCTGATCGCCAGCTTCGCCGCACCCTGAGTGTCCGCGCCAAACGCGGGGATATTCTCGACGGACGGGGGCGCCCGCTGGCCGTGAGCATGGATGCGCCTTCTTTGTATGCGAATCCGAGGGCGGTGAAAAATCCCGATGCGCTGTCCCGCAAACTTGCCGAAATTCTGGGTGTTTCCCGCCGGAATCTTAAAAGAAAATTGAAAAGCAGGGGCCGCTACGTTTGGCTGCGGCGCAAGCTCTCACCGGAGCAAAAACGGCTTGTGACCGATCTGGGTGTCTCTGGCCTGGGGTTCGTCACCGAGAGCCGTCGATTTTATCCCAAACGCGAGATGGCCTCCTCGCTGCTCGGCTTCGTCGGGGTGGACGACAACGGACTTTCGGGCATCGAGTCAGCTTTCGAGAAGGAAATGGAGGGGCACCTCGGTCGAATACGTATTCAGCGAGATGCCCGGGGGCGCTCGGTTCATCCCGAAGCGACTGTCGTGACCCGTGCCGAGCCGGGTGCCGATGTGCGTTTAACTGTTGATGAGGTCATCCAGTACATCGTTGAAAAAGAGTTGCAGATTCAACTCAAAAGAACAGGGGCAAGGCGGGCAATTGGGGTAATGGTCGAGCCGCGCACCGGTCGGGTTCTCTCGATGGCTACGGTACCGGGGTTCAATCCGAACGTCTATGGACGCTATGCCCCCGCTCTTTGGCGGCAGGCGGCAGTCCAGGACATCTACGAGCCGGGCTCGACCTTCAAAATTGTGACGGCGGCAGCCTATATCGAATCGGGCGGAGATCTGGGCAAACGCTATTTTGCGGAAAACGGTAAATATCCGATCGGCGTGGGTCGGTTCACGCTGCATGACCACAAGAAATATGGGTGGCTTACCGCCGAGGAAGCTGTGCTGAAGTCCTCAAATATCGCAATTTATAAGATGGCCAAAGATGTTGGCGCCGTGCGTATTCATGCGATGGCCCAGCGTTTTGGATTCGGCAAAAAAACCGGGATCGATTTTCCGGGGGAGGCGGGCGGTATTTTTAGGCCGCTCAAGCGCTGGTCGGGCACTTCCCTTGCGTCGATATCGATTGGCCAAGAGGTCGGTGTAACTCCCCTGCAGATGGTGATGGCGGTGGCCGCCATTGCAAATGGCGGCGTGCTGCAGGTGCCCCGGATTGTAGAGGCACTCGAAAGGCGGGGGCGCATTCTCCCCCGCACCGAGCCATCCGTGCCCCGAAGGGTGATATCGGAGCGAAGCGCGAATCGCCTTGCTGCGGTCCTGCGGAAAGTCGTCAGCAGCGGCACCGGCGCATCGGCTGAGGTGCCTGGCTATGGCGCCGCTGGCAAGACGGGAACCGCGCAGATGGCAATGCCGGGAGTCAAAGGCTACAGCAAAGATCAATTCATCACATCGTTTGCCGGTTTCGTGCCCTACGAAAATCCGCGAATTGCCCTGATCGTCATGTTCGATGGCGGACAACTTGGAGGGGCTTCGTGGGGCGGGACGATAGCAGCGCCGGTCTGGAAGCGAATCGCATGGCAAACGATGCGTTATTTAAGGGTGCCGCCGAAGGGTGCGCAGGTGGTGGCCCTGAGAGACGACGTGTTCATCCCGGAGCGTATCCCGGGAATGGAAAAAGTTTCATTCGGAGAAAAAGTGTTTCGTGTGGTGAAAAAAGTGCGGGGGGTCCTGCATGACCGGTTGCCCTCCCCGGAGTCGGTGCGTTGA
- a CDS encoding UDP-N-acetylmuramoyl-L-alanyl-D-glutamate--2,6-diaminopimelate ligase, translating to MAEERTADLIELARAVSGARVEGAENVQVCGMEFDSRRAMAGNLFVAVPGFEVDGHEYARAAVDAGAAALVLEREVDGIPADFPRIIVPSSREAMALIADAFYEHPSGELALVGVTGTNGKTTTTFLIDAILGAAGRVTGQMGTIQYRVGSQVIENPRTTSEAPDLQFYLSQMLEAGASHAVMEVSSHALDLGRVLGCEFKAAVFTNLTQDHLDFHGDMERYFQAKLRLFTEMAPENSILNLDDPWGWKIADEAAIRGAVIGYGMNEKADVRAEGLSISAEGMRFDLVAPEGNVPVESALTGQHNVSNILAAAAACLALGLTPAEVAQGIRELKSVPGRFEKVDLGQPFLVVVDYAHTEDALARILEFARPVTRGRVLTLMGCGGDRDKSKRPRMAIAALEGSDRVYMTSDNPRTEAPEAILKEVEAGADQVEGGRARSCTIVDRREAIQSILAEARSGDTVVIAGKGHETYQEIGTRRYPFDDRQEAKKSLQSLGYGN from the coding sequence ATGGCAGAAGAGCGGACAGCGGATTTGATTGAATTGGCCCGGGCCGTTTCCGGCGCACGGGTGGAGGGTGCCGAAAATGTCCAGGTGTGTGGAATGGAATTCGATTCCCGGCGCGCCATGGCGGGGAATCTTTTTGTCGCGGTGCCAGGCTTTGAGGTGGACGGGCACGAGTATGCAAGGGCGGCCGTTGATGCCGGTGCGGCGGCGCTTGTCCTTGAGCGTGAGGTCGATGGAATTCCGGCGGATTTTCCGCGAATCATTGTTCCGTCGAGCCGCGAGGCAATGGCGCTCATCGCAGATGCTTTTTATGAGCACCCATCAGGGGAGCTTGCCTTGGTTGGGGTGACCGGCACGAACGGTAAGACGACGACGACGTTTCTCATTGACGCCATTCTCGGGGCGGCGGGACGTGTGACCGGCCAAATGGGAACGATTCAATACCGGGTGGGGAGTCAGGTAATTGAAAATCCGAGAACGACATCCGAGGCGCCTGATCTTCAATTCTATCTATCTCAGATGCTTGAGGCGGGAGCGAGCCATGCCGTGATGGAGGTTTCGAGCCATGCCCTTGATTTAGGTCGCGTTTTGGGATGCGAATTCAAGGCTGCCGTGTTCACCAACTTGACGCAGGACCATCTCGATTTTCACGGTGACATGGAGCGTTATTTTCAGGCCAAGCTTCGCCTTTTCACGGAGATGGCGCCCGAGAATTCGATCTTGAATCTAGATGACCCCTGGGGGTGGAAAATCGCTGATGAAGCTGCGATCAGAGGCGCGGTCATCGGCTACGGCATGAACGAGAAGGCTGATGTTCGGGCCGAGGGCCTTTCTATTAGCGCCGAGGGGATGCGCTTTGATTTGGTCGCGCCTGAGGGAAATGTCCCCGTTGAGTCGGCGCTGACGGGCCAGCACAACGTAAGCAACATTCTTGCGGCGGCGGCGGCTTGTCTTGCCCTGGGGCTTACCCCGGCGGAAGTGGCCCAGGGTATTCGTGAATTAAAAAGCGTGCCCGGGCGCTTTGAAAAGGTGGATCTCGGCCAGCCGTTTCTTGTTGTGGTTGATTATGCCCATACCGAGGACGCTCTGGCACGGATACTCGAATTCGCCAGGCCGGTGACGAGGGGGCGGGTGTTGACGCTGATGGGCTGTGGCGGGGACAGGGACAAGAGTAAACGGCCTCGAATGGCGATTGCGGCCCTTGAGGGCAGCGACCGCGTCTACATGACCTCGGACAATCCCCGGACAGAGGCGCCCGAGGCGATTTTAAAAGAGGTGGAAGCAGGCGCCGATCAGGTCGAGGGCGGCAGAGCGCGCTCGTGCACCATCGTTGATCGGCGCGAGGCCATCCAGAGCATTCTAGCCGAGGCGCGGTCTGGCGATACGGTGGTGATCGCCGGCAAGGGCCACGAGACATATCAGGAAATCGGAACCAGGCGCTATCCGTTTGATGATCGCCAAGAGGCAAAAAAATCTCTTCAATCGCTGGGGTATGGGAACTAA